A part of Procambarus clarkii isolate CNS0578487 chromosome 21, FALCON_Pclarkii_2.0, whole genome shotgun sequence genomic DNA contains:
- the LOC123753837 gene encoding glycoprotein-N-acetylgalactosamine 3-beta-galactosyltransferase 1: MRRVMLVQTAVLVTLMLVVGTVISLCLRHRSSSCTREPLSHDDLVDEVVPAFPLKTHNHSHHPEEALQETQKVRVLCWVMTRPETHHSKAVHVKATWGARCDKLIFMSSKNDTQLGTIDLGLGEGRNVLWGKTKAAFTYVYNNYLTQYDWFFKADDDTYAIMENMRYMLSLYDPNFPIYFGSRFRKFTKQGYMSGGGGYVLSREALKQFVEVAQPDKKLCQQDNTGAEDAEMGKCLDNIGVVAGDSRDNMGRGRFFPLTPSTHLFNGVPNWYLDYVYYTPDTGLNCCSDSAVTFHYVDTQLMYLMEYLLYHLRPHGLHPNHPVPVPLPPDLDSIHPQASQNPRLCFVALTPSQNVEYLATGKFYLPSHTCIIFTSSMLMNRGVTTSTAGTKQETAGMNKEESGSKPEISRL; the protein is encoded by the exons AGAGCCACTCAGCCATGATGACTTGGTCGACGAGGTTGTACCCGCCTTCCCTTTGAAAActcacaaccacagccaccacccag AGGAGGCGCTGCAGGAGACGCAGAAGGTGCGGGTGCTGTGTTGGGTGATGACTCGTCCAGAGACACACCACAGCAAGGCCGTCCACGTCAAGGCCACCTGGGGCGCCCGCTGTGACAAGCTTATCTTCATGAGCTCCAAGAATG ACACTCAACTTGGGACTATCGACCTTGGTCTTGGTGAGGGGAGGAACGTGTTGTGGGGCAAGACAAAGGCAGCCTTCACCTACGTCTACAACAACTACTTGACTCAATACGACTGGTTCTTTAAGGCCGACGACGACAC GTACGCCATCATGGAGAACATGCGCTACATGCTTTCTCTGTACGACCCCAACTTCCCCATCTACTTCGGCTCAAGGTTCAGGAAGTTCACCAAACAAGGCTACATGAGTGGAG GTGGAGGGTACGTGTTGAGCAGGGAGGCCTTGAAGCAGTTTGTGGAGGTGGCGCAGCCTGACAAGAAGCTCTGTCAGCAGGATAACACTGGCGCCGAGGATGCTGAGATGG GAAAGTGTCTAGACAATATTGGAGTTGTGGCCGGAGACTCCCGGGACAATATGGGTCGAGGCCGCTTCTTTCCCCTCACCCCCAGCACGCACCTCTTCAATGGCGTCCCTAACTGGTACCTCGACTACGTCTACTACACGCCCGACACG GGCCTCAACTGCTGCTCAGACTCGGCTGTGACCTTCCACTACGTTGATACCCAGTTGATGTACTTGATGGAGTACCTGTTGTACCACCTGAGGCCCCACGGTCTCCACCCCAACCACCCCGTTCCGGTACCTCTTCCTCCGGACCTAGACAGCATACATCCCCAGGCGAGTCAGAACCCACGACTCTGCTTCGTGGCTCTAACACCGTCACAAAATGTGGAATACCTTGCCACAGGAAAATTTTACCTCCCGTCTCATAcatgtataatattcacttcGAGC ATGCTTATGAACCGAGGTGTAACAACGTCAACTGCAGGAACGAAGCAGGAAACAGCAGGAATGAATAAAGAAGAATCAGGAAGTAAGCCGGAAATAAGCAGGTTGTAA